CGCCGCCCTCGTCCTACGCGGCCGCCGCCAACTCCGACAAGCCCAGGAAGCCGTCCAAGAAGaagcgccgcgccgtcgccccgcCCCCGGAGCCCGCtccagccgccaccgccgccgccgccgctgcagcagccACCGAcgcccccaagacggagacgatcgaggcgacgacggcgaccacgacgacgacggcgacaccGGCGACGACCGACCCCGCGAGCGAGATCACCACGGAGCTCGtggtcccggcggcggcggaggaggaggactccCTCGCCCACCTGCTGCAGCCGGACGTCGCGCTGGGGCTCGGCATCTCCGAATTCCCGGCCGGGAAGGGGCTGGACGTGGAGCCGGACTCGTTCGAGTGGCCCGCGGCGTTCGACCTGGGCGCGTGCTGGGGCAGCGCCGGGTTCGCCGACCCGGACCCCGCCGGCCTGTTCCTCAACCTCCCGTGACGGCGGACACCGCGTCGTGCTCCGGGCCGTTCTGCGCGCCGGCTCCTACGCCGGCTGCTCAGGTGTGGGTTTTGCGACCGACCTGATCAACGGTTCTCTTCTTTGCAGCTTAACTAGTGGTACATGATAACATGCTTTGGGGTATATGATATGAtcgtgacgacgacgacgaccttgATTTTAGCTTTGTTTTTGGGAGGTCAACTAGTGGCTAACTCTACAGCTCCGGGGTGGTGTTTCATCTGTCTATAGACTGAGCTTTGTTTGAGCTTCTTCTTAAATGGTTATGCACAAGTTCATTTTCTTTTGCAAATCTCTTCTCCCTGGTCTCTCATCTCGATGCCCTCATCCTCGTCGATCCGCCGGGGCCTGCGGGAAACGTTTGATTTTTCTGTGTTCACTCTGGCGCAAGAGCAAGATCGTGATGTTCATCAGCAAATTTGGAGTCGAATGACAGTTACCTAGCTAAGCTCCTAGCCCGAGAAGGGAGGAGCGGCTGATGGCTGTTGGCACGTCGACGACGCCACGATTCGCCGGTGGGTCGGTTCCGGCCGCCGAAGCAACGACCCAGAAGATTCTTCGGCATCGATGCCTCATCGGGGAGCGGTGAGCCTCGAGTGGATGATTCCCCGGCTCCAGCCAGCCTGACGCGCACGACCCATGATTCCGAGCGCGCGGTGGGGGAGAGGAGAGCCATCCCGTCTCGTCCACcacccgggcgccgccgcgcggcgaggCATCCGATtcccgcggcggccgcctctCGGCGTCACGTACGCGTGCGTCTCGCGGCATCATTCGCCGAcgcccgtggccgcgccgcgtgaccggccggccggccggccgcctggCGTGGCCTGCGCGCGCGCGGTTCAGGGAATAATTGCTTGCGCGCGGAGCAGCGGTAGGGCGCGGTTGGCGCCGACGCCGAACTCTCCAACCCCACTTGTCCGGCAAGTAGGACCGGcaggcgccgccccgccccgcacACGCACGGGGTTGGGGGCGGTGTCGTGCCTGCGTTCGGGCCGTGCCGTGTCGCGCGGCGCGTCCGGTTTCGGTTGGACGTCGCGGTCCGCGGCTTGAATGGCGGGTGGGAGCCGGGTGCCGGTGCTTCATCATCGGTCGGTCAGCCAAGGGGGCCAAGGGGGCGGCATGGCGTCGACGACGCGCGCGCGACGCCGTGACCGCGACGGGTGGGGGCTTGTGGTGGGGCGCGCGCACGTCGGGGTCAGATCAGAGGCCGCTGCCGTTCGCCCGCGGCGCGGGCCCGGCGCGGCActcagcagcggcgccggcggcctgcgTGAATCGTGGCGGGTGTCGCGGGCGCGTGCtgtcggcagcggcggccaggcCAGCGCATGGTCGCCGTCCGACGGGCGGATCCGGTGGTGGGCTGCGGGGCGGTTGCGCGGGCGCGTCACGTTGGAGCAATCTGTTGTCTACTGGAGTAGGAGTAGTACCTGCATACGCGCGTCGTGCCGGCGGGGTGGTTCGAtgcgcgacggcgacgcgcggccgccgcgcggcggATCCGACGACGTGTCGACCGGCGGTTGGGTCGACGCCGTCAGTAGCAGACCTAACCTGGTACGGGGGGCAGAGCTGTCAGAGAACTGGTACGCGTGTCACCGCGTCGCTCCAAGGAGGGCCGCGTCATCGCCACGTTATCCGGGCGCCAGGTGGCGGAGCGCGACGCCTACCGACGGGTTGACGCTTGGCAGCCGCGCTGGACCATGGATTCAGGCACCCCCGGCGGGCTGGCAAGGAACCCGGCGACCTGCCAGTATTAATATCCTACttaggctgaccacagcggagggagcaaaAGCAAATTTGCTCCTTCCTtgtttcccacgccctctctatttacagtgtcaaacagtgcatctacagtgtcaaacagtgtatTTGCTCCTTCCACTGTGGACGGTTTTAGGCATGATCATCTCTCGGGTCGGATCACttcgggttttgggtcaaaaaaTGTTAGTCCATACCCGGCCCATGACATGGTTGGATCGGGTTCGAGTTGGATCGGATTGGCCCGCAATTGTTGTGTGTAATTTTTGGATTGGATCGGATTTTTTTGAGTTTCGAGTCAAAAATTCGGCCCGTACCCGACCCGTCACTTGCTCGGGTCGGATTTTTTTCGGATGGGTCGGATCGGGTTTATCGGGTCGGGTGACCTGTAATCAAGCCTAATCCTACTGTACAGAAATGTCATACTGCCTTTAATGTTTTTAGCTGTAGGCGTTGACGGTGAAAGAAAAAGCAAAGAGACAGCTATCCTCCAAGGAAGGCGATCTTCGTGCAGCAGAGAGCATGTTCCAGATCCCAGAAAGAAAAGAGCAAATGGATGTTCTATGCAAAGAGAACATAAAAGTAACAAATAAAGGtattctgtgtgtgtgtgtaaattAGGTGTAGCAGGAGCAGCAATTGGTTTTTGGAGTTGAACATTTCGTAAATAGAAACCAGAAAGACGTAGCGCATTGTTGCAATTTGGGGGTACTTGATAAAGCACAACTATGCCGCGGCACACCAACGCCCGGCCGTGCAGGTAATAATAACCTGATGGATTGCATTTGCAGAAACGCCAAAAGTCAGCGGTTCTCTTTGCCCCCCAAAACATATATTTACATTCATCAGACATTCAGAATCAATGCAATACGTTATTAGACCGTACAAAACAGGAATTCATGTTCAGTGTAGCTAGCTACAGTTCCCACACACACCGGGAGAAGTTTAGAAGATAAGGATAGACTAAAGTtcagtgctaaactttagcacataTGCGCTCTATGCAtgctaaaattttaaaatttttattctTGACTAAAGTTTAGCTGCCCAATTAGAACTCCCGTTTCGTTGAATAAGTACTAAAATTTAACACTTTCGCCTATTAGCACTTGAATCTATACAACGTCTTAGTTCGATACATCTGATAGTGCAAGTGCAGGATGAAATGTGTTACGGTGTAGCGACGATTAGTTTCGAGTAAACATAAACATGAGCATAAAATTGCTGTGCCCCAGGCCCACGGCCGTTTAAGGCCGGGGTGTGGTGCCCAATTAATTGGCCCGAAAAAGGCCGGATCGAAATAACGAAATCGTTTATTTTCCAATTAAAACACATGTTTGGCCACTAAAAACAACTCATGTTCGGCCCAATTTTGCCGGACTGATGGATGGCCGGGTTGGGCGTGGAATTTAGGTCCAAAAGAAAATGGGAGTCTTCCCGGCCTACATGACGGTCCGATCTAGTTTCAAGTGGCAGAAGATGCCCATTCAAAATGTCTGGCGGTGGCGCTGACGAGTTTTGCACGCCAAAATTTTAGATTGGGGTGTCCGCCGGAAGAACAAACAACTGTTTATAAAAATACGACAGCAGTTTTAGTTTCGGTAATGCCACCAGCTTGCTGGTGGGAGGGCACAAGGTCTGATCGTCCCTGCAGTAAATTGAAGCAGTACTAAATCTACGGACGGGTACAAAAATACCAAAGGATAAACCAATGCCATCAGTAAAATGTTACTCTAGCAGGAACGCTAGGAGTCAGATCTACTCATTGCTGGTAACAAATTGAACTTCCTACTGCTATGCTGGTAGCTCATATGAGCTAAAGCTTCTATATTAAAAGGTTCATAATCACAGATATAGTAGTCACACGTGCTTGGTGCCTGCAAAAGATAGTGAAGATTATACGAGTATTTCATGGCATCAAGAGCTAGATGAAAATTTTGCGGCCTAAGTCGAAGGGTATATATGGTCTGATCGATTGGGTTCCAAAATATGGGCAAGTCTGTAAATTTTGATGTTCGTTTGGTTGAATTCCATAAAAATGGCATGCCTAAATTTATTGGCAAATCAGCAACGTTCAGCTCGCCACATTTTGGCTATTGGTGCTAACCCCCTCTTATGGTATTCGGATTTTGGCATCAAACCAATTGATGGCCAAAATTTTGGCTATCATATTTGACACCCAACCAATTGCTATTCTTACCCACATTTTGGCAAATAAATTTGGCATGCCCATAATTTGCTAGGGAAAATTTTGGAACCCAAGCAATCACAACCGTAATTATAGCACAATGCCACAATCTATCACCTCTATGGCATCCCTTTCATTGCTCTATTTAACATGATAGATAATAAATCAAGAAGGATAGTATATATAAATGCACTGTATTCTTGTCATACATCAACAAAATGGAAAAGGGTTGATTTAATATTGGTAGACGTACATTCAACATGCAAACAGGAGTTAGATTCATCATTGTTTTTTCAAAAACACAGGAGAACTGTGCTTCATTGCattaaagagaagaaaaaagtcCCCATACAAAACCCATCTCCCATACGGGGACTAAAACCCATCTCCCATACGGGGACTAAATATGAGAGTGGGGTATCAACATCTCACAAACAACTAGCTGAAATGCTGTGTGCAAAAGAATAGACCAAAAATGAAACGTATGGAACCAATAAGTCACCATTGGAGCATACAGGGCAAAAATGGCCTCTAACGTCTTCGAACACCTCAGGAATTGGTTTTGGAGCATCAATATATTTTGTATTCGAGGTGGTTTTGATCAAAGTACGATTCATAGAGCCAGTTTGGCATGGTTAACTAGCTTCGCTACTGCAGCAAGAGCGAGCGAAACTAAAAGTAACAGTGCAACTCCCAGACAAAAATGAACTAATACAGTGCAGTGTCAGTGTCACAATGAAAAGACTATACCCATTGCAGTCCCGGACACCCACACCAAAAGACGCTGAAATTTCATGCAAAAATCACACTGTTGTAAAATATGGACAATATAACAATAACGAACAAAAAATAGATCATGAATATAACTGAAAAGTACACCAACCATCCTTCCACCATGATATCAGTCAAAAGCATGATGCCTGCCTTTAAACTGGTTTCTCACCTCCCCAACCACAAAAATTTAAACAGGAAGCAACTATCAGTTACATATCTCAAAGGAAGGATGAACCACAAGAATGTCAAAAACACATTATAATTTGTCTACTGCCAACAGAGGCAGATGGGCGAAGGACAACCATAGCACAAACCATTTGATCATCCTAAGGCTACGATAGAAATAGCTGTCCCAGTTTTTCGATAATAACACAAAGCATCGGTCCCGAATTACACAAGTAGATCATTTTGTCTTCAGGAAACTGAGACATTTAACACCGCATACAATACGAGGCAGCAACTATTATCCAGGGAAGTAGGCCTTTCGCACAGCTGAACAGGGTTCCAAACATGCATTCCTGCAAAATGAGAACAAAAGCATTAGTGGccttaaaaaaaaagttaaataGGAGCACAAAACATTGCATGAGAAGAAACCATGACAAGTCACATGCCCACGTAGTATTGGGAAGTCCACAAAAGCCGTGATAAAGCACAGCAGTACTACTTAAAAACCAGGTACAAGTCAAAGCAAGCATACTGTGGCTTCACATGATGGAAGAACCCCACGATGGGAAATACAAGAAATAATCATAGCAAGCACCCTCCACATATTATCTAAAAATATAACAAGGAATATGTCATTGCTCCCATAACCATACTATCTATGTAAACTATGTTTATCACAAACTTTAGTGCACCCTATTCCTGATACAGAATGGCAAAAAAGTACTGAAAACTAGTGAAACAAAAAGTACAGAAAGGTAGGAAGATATCCTAATACAATATATATTTAACATCTTGAAGCTCCAAAAGGTCAGCAGCTCAGGTAAATAGACTACAAATGTTCTaccatatttgcacaaaagaacACTAAATATTGGACATGTAACAGATTTAAAAGAAATATAAAGTAGTCCATGTGCATATCTGCAAACGACCAGGAGTCATGCTGAGTTATGTAGCAAAATACAGCTCAGCTTCAGAGAAAGAAGTCACGGAACATATGGATTGAACTAAATGGCAAGTAATATTTTCGCAAAATACCACTCAAGCATACCCCAGTGTGCCTTTATTCCAAATAATAAAGATAGCATGATCTGAAAGTACTCAGAAGTCCACCAGGACAAGTTACTTGTCAGACTGAATAAAGTATTTATGCTTCTCCAGAGTCTACCTAGCTAAATTATTTTTTCACCAAGTATCTTATCAAAGTAAATATAAAAACGTTTTCCCGCCACACCATGTATATTTAGGTGAAAATATGATTAATCATCATTACTGGAAAAGACAAACATTCTAAAGCAGCTAGTAGGTTGGCGGAAATAAGTCGTTAATGAATGTTCAACAATTCTGTGCTCTAATGGAACCAATCATCAGTCATAATGTTTTTTGAGGCCACAGTCCTACAGCAGTTCACTAAAAccgttttcaaatatttcaacTAAACCATTCATCATATCTTTGTCCTTCTATTTTCAAGAATCATTCTGTGTACATGCTACTATGCTTAGCCTAACAGGTGCTCAAGAGTCGAAAGTGATCcatatttatataaaaactATGTTAATGATTAGTACAGATGATACTCTATCTAGTGTTTAAGATGCCCATTCATACAAGAACAGGCTCAGTGCAATTGAGGTCAACACAAACAGTTCATTTATCGTATCATCCTCTCTACATGTAAATATTAAATGCAATGCTCCCACTTCCAATCAATAATGTATTATTGTATTACAAACCCAATATACAACAGAATAGCCTTTACAAATTCCATTTTCCTAAATATTGACAAACAAGATGATTACAAGGAGACATCAATTGCTACATCAACAAAATTTACATTTCATTGTCCTAGACAAGTACACTATGTTACAATTGTTGCCTTAGACAATGCCTTGTAGCTACAGTTGAACAAAtcaaaatggaaaaagaaacaaTTTTGTGTACATGACAAGTTACAAGAAAAGTCCTGGTACAAAAAGTCATCTTACAAGGTGTTACCAACATGCGACTACCAAACAGTACAATTAAAATTAGAGGGTTACAGTTGGAAAGAAACAAGTAATCAGATTAAGCTTCACTTACATCTCAAATTCTTGCTACAACAAATCGCCGGAGACACATGAACACCATAGCCACATTGATTAAGATGCTAGTTGTTACTGAACCATGCCTGTGTGCAAATAAGACGTTGCCCTGGATCATTGTTGCCTCTACATTAGTAGCTCACAAAGCTACATTACTGAGGTGTCATCCGCCTACGCTTGGAGTGGTCGGCCTCCCTCGACCTGCTGCGTATTCCAGATGACCTCC
The Panicum virgatum strain AP13 chromosome 6N, P.virgatum_v5, whole genome shotgun sequence genome window above contains:
- the LOC120679600 gene encoding dof zinc finger protein MNB1A-like, producing MQEAVAAAAAEPGRRPAQQQQFAGVDLRRPKGYAAPAAGQPAEGDPCPRCASRDTKFCYYNNYNTSQPRHFCKGCRRYWTKGGTLRNVPVGGGTRKKPSSSPPSSYAAAANSDKPRKPSKKKRRAVAPPPEPAPAATAAAAAAAATDAPKTETIEATTATTTTTATPATTDPASEITTELVVPAAAEEEDSLAHLLQPDVALGLGISEFPAGKGLDVEPDSFEWPAAFDLGACWGSAGFADPDPAGLFLNLP